The Vitis vinifera cultivar Pinot Noir 40024 chromosome 8, ASM3070453v1 genome segment TCAAGCGTAGATAATCCAAACATTCTAGCAGCCACTTCAGCTAAATTCGGTGATGCATtccaaagtttcaaaattttaatattttctatttgacATCAGAATTTTCAAACTTCACCCTCAATGTCAATTTCCCAGAATTTTGACAAAAGCTTGGGGACTCCAGCCTGTCTTCCTCCATTTTATGTTGCTTCTCAACTTTGAAAATCTTTGGATGAACTTTACCAATAGTCTTTACAAGAACAAACTCCATTCTTAAAATGGTGAAAACGAGTGGCATCCCTAACAACAAGCTGCCTGTCCACAATCTCACTGACCAACTTTAGAAATAGATGACAATCTCCACATACCCTCAGGTTCTTTATCACAGTAATCTCTGTCCCTGGCTCAGTGTTTATGAGTCCAAATGCAATTGCTAACTTTTCGCTATGCACTCCCATACCAGTTATAAGCTCTTCATTTCTACTCTCTTGATCATTATCATTAGACCCACCACGTCTCTTGATGATATCTTCCAATCCATCCAACATGTGATATATCTCCTGTGCCTGTGGATGGGTTCTATCCCCAGCCAAGAAGAGGTGAATCCTCCCTTGATATTCAACATAGCTACAACCTGGCTCCTTTTTGAGCTTCCGCTCTCTCATCATCACTCTAACCCTTAATATCCCCTCCATATTCCCTGCCTCAGAGAATATATTTGATAACAATACATAATAACCAATATTTGTAGGTTCAAACTCAATGACCTTTTCAAAAGCTAACTCGGCCAGCTCTACATTTCTGTGGATCTTACAAGCACCCAAAAGGGCTCCCCATACTGCACCATCAGGTTCCACTGACATTGACCCAATGAGTTTGCGAGCTTCCTCAAGTCGTCCTGCCCTACCTAAAAGATCCACAACACAAGAGTAATGCTCTGGACCAGGCTGCAATCCATAATCCCTCTCCATTGCAGTAAAATAATACAAGCCCTTCTCAGTCAGTCCCGCATGGCTACAAGCAGATAAAACACTCACAAAAGCTGCTCCATCCGGCAGTTCATCAGAACTAATCATTTCATCGAAGAGTTGCACTGCAAGTTCACCTTGTCCATGCATTCCATATCCGGCTATAATTGCTGTCCATGAAATTACATTTTTCTCAGTCATGCCATCAAAAATAGCACGAGCCTTTACCAAGTTTCCACACCTAGCATACATATTAATTAAAGCATTTTTCAAGAAGGGATTGAAGCCAAATCCACTTAACTCTATCCGCTGTTCTACCTCCCTTCCAGCGGCATGGGCCCCAAGGTGAGCACAGGATGACAGAACCCCAACTAGTGTCACCGGGTCGGGAACAATTCCTGTAAACTCCATCTTCCGATAAAGGTCCAAAACATGGCCTGCAAGCCCATTTTGAGCATATCCAGATATCATTGCATTCCAAGTAATCAACCCCTTTTCGGGCATTCCATCAAACAACTTCCTCGCAAAATCAACCGACCCACATCGCACA includes the following:
- the LOC100252733 gene encoding putative pentatricopeptide repeat-containing protein At3g11460, mitochondrial; the protein is MTRPHPLFPYANKWLDLQNTTASWNARLRELARQRHFQEALNLYCQMLASGDSPNAFTFPFAFKSCASLSLPLAGSQLHGHVIKTGCEPEPFVQTSLISMYCKCSTIASARKVFDENHHSRNLAVCYNALIAGYSLNSRFSDAVLLFRQMRKEGVSVNAVTMLGLIPVCAGPIHLGFGTSLHACSVRFGLDGDLSVGNCLLTMYVRCGSVDFARKLFDGMPEKGLITWNAMISGYAQNGLAGHVLDLYRKMEFTGIVPDPVTLVGVLSSCAHLGAHAAGREVEQRIELSGFGFNPFLKNALINMYARCGNLVKARAIFDGMTEKNVISWTAIIAGYGMHGQGELAVQLFDEMISSDELPDGAAFVSVLSACSHAGLTEKGLYYFTAMERDYGLQPGPEHYSCVVDLLGRAGRLEEARKLIGSMSVEPDGAVWGALLGACKIHRNVELAELAFEKVIEFEPTNIGYYVLLSNIFSEAGNMEGILRVRVMMRERKLKKEPGCSYVEYQGRIHLFLAGDRTHPQAQEIYHMLDGLEDIIKRRGGSNDNDQESRNEELITGMGVHSEKLAIAFGLINTEPGTEITVIKNLRVCGDCHLFLKLVSEIVDRQLVVRDATRFHHFKNGVCSCKDYW